Genomic segment of Rhinoderma darwinii isolate aRhiDar2 chromosome 12, aRhiDar2.hap1, whole genome shotgun sequence:
CTCCAGAAGATGCTAAAATCATTccaaatgtgttcattttattttagAAATAGCATGTACATATCATTTCTCTCTGCGCAGACCCACACAAATAATCGCTTTCTGCACAGCGTCAGATATAGTCTCAGATAATAAAGGCTAACGTaatttagttgtattttttttcatttatagaaTTTCATCAAAGTAACAGAGAAAACTTTATGAAAGGAATCTATCAATAAGGACAAAGAAATAATGATATCATGAAAGAATCATACAcctgtttaataataaattggtGTCACATAAATCCAATGGGTTCAGCGAGGTCTCATAAATTATCCCTGTGCATGAATACAATATAACAGTTTAACAAGCGATATAAAAGGACAGACTGGAGAATAAATCAGAATTCAGTTCTACATAGTTATCTATGTCAAAAACATAATGTATTCATTCTCTTTGCTATTGAATACGTTTTAAAGTTAGGATCTGGCAAGCAAACAATTAAAAAGTGACACCCATAAATAACTGTACGGGTCCATGAGTATCTCCAGGTCCATTCAAATTCAACAGAACTGTTCATTATTGGTGCGGTTATATCACTTTATTCAGATTTTAGAAGAGAAATCAGATTACGTCTCTCAatgcaaaagaaaaataatattcatatataaaataaaaaataaataactgcaTTTTTGAAATGAGCAAAATCTTAAGGAATTTGATTTGTGTGATCTACATCTAAAGAAGTCAGAATCCCATATAGTTCTGATCTGGCAACTAAATGGGTGTCAAATATtttaatacttaaaaaaaaatctgttttgatttttttttacaaccaaATTTACAGGCTACTAAAAACTAAATATTCCAAATAGTCCAACAGAGAGAAAGTTAAAATGTCACAAggaacttaaaaaataaaatgaaatcgcTCTTCAGTTCAATAGCGGGTTGAATGGATTAACCCCCCAAAtcatcaatcagtgtagcccTATGTACAAGCAGGTAACGTGTGAAGGTAGTTTGAAGTCCTTTCCATCTGACATTTTGAGTACCATCCATCCAGATTAATAACTATCTCCTCTATCCTTCCCCTTCTCTTTTTGGATTGCTCAGCGAAACCCTCTTATAAATCCATCCCCCCTAAAgtactgcagttttttttctttttttccatcttttttttttttttttttttaagagaggAGAAGGGTTGCCTGGGGACAGAGGGACCTGGGTTTTATTCACCATGTCCTACCATATAGTAAGGTAGAGCAGGACATGGCTGTACCATAGTCAGTACTAGAAGTATTTAGGTGAGAAAGGTTGGTGACCTGGCTCTGGAGACTTGATGGGCTGCTGGAGTGCTGACCCATATCTGGAGACTGGCCTGCACTGTTTGTTTGGTGGCTTTGATGTTGCCCCAAGCCATTGGTGGTAACTGTGAGAGCTGTTGCTGACTGCTGTTGATGGTTCTGAAGAGCAGTTGTTGGGGTATTGGAGCTTGCCTGGCATGGCTTGCCATCCTTAACCAACACTGGAACTGCTACCCGTCTTGGAGACTGCTGCTGACAAGAACTGTTGTCCTGTTGCATCTGCTGCTGTGCTGCTTTGTCTTTAGCTTGTCTCTTcatcttgtagcggtggttctggAACCAGATCTTCACCTGGGTTGGAGTCAAATGGATCATACTGGCCAAGTGTTCCCTCTCTGGAGCAGATAGGTATTTTTGTTGTTTGAATCTCCTTTCCAGCTCGTAAACTTGGGCCTGAGAAAACAATACCCTACGTTTTCTTCTTGGGGTGCTCTGAAGTTGGGCCATACCCTTACCCACATCTCCTAATGACCCCATATTGCCAAGTCCTCCCATATTCATTCCATTGGAGGGACCCATGAAACGGGAGACTAAAAATGAAAATAGCAAGATACAAGATGAGAATTGTACAGATAAAAATCCTAGATGCAGCATTAGCATGttgcaatacacacacacacacacacacacacacacacacacatatatatatatatgtgtgtgtgtgtgtaataataataatttattattatgCATTTTGTatgcatgtacatatatatatatatatatatatatatatacatacaaacacacacacacacacacgtatatctatctatatatacatctatatatatatatatgtatatatatatgtatatatatatatatatatatatatgtatagctatatatctatatgtatatatatatatatatatatatatatatatatatatatatatattcaccacAGTTGCCAGAAGGAATCGCAAGGGCATAAAGTTTTCTAGACGACTATATATTAGGGTCTCAGCACACTGGATTCAATGTACCAACATTCATAAATGTTTATTTGTTCTACTATTGTAAATATTTAGCTTATTTTTTGCTATACTCAAATTTCACTTTATATATTCACTATAGAAGAAAAGAGAGAACGAATGGACGTGTCCTTCTGTAAACTCTTCATCAGAAAGAAACAAGTAAACATAGTAACATACATAAACATGGCAAGACCTGATATAGATATACTTACAAGCACCCATAGATCGCACACAAATATAGTTACATATTGTGTGATATATCATATGTGTATAAATAGATACTATAGtgttatctaatatatatatatatatatatatatatatatatatatatatatatatatatatatatatatatatatatgtgtgtgtgtgcgtgtgtgtgtatgtgtgtatatatatacatatatatatatatatatatatatatatatatatatataatcgttATATTTAGGTGTATAAATATGTGTCATATAAACAGTGTTAATACTTACTTGTAGAAAATCTTGGATCCGGGTTGGTTCCATACCATCCAGTAGCTGAACTATTCCTCATAGTCTCCTGATAAGGTGGCAGCTCACTCATATTGCCCAAGTTGCCCAGGTTGCCGTTGCAGTAGCCCCCCATGGCGGTGTGGGAGAGCTGGGGAACCCCTGCAGCTGTCATGTGGTAGGCAGCACTGACTGGTCCATTGTGGCCCATGGCATGTTGCTGCATAGTAGGCTGAGATTGCCTGTAGGCAGCCAGGGGAGCCCCTAAGCCAGTACCCTCCATAGCCACCTTCTTGTAGCTCTCCTCCAGAGGACTCAAGATATCAGACACTGAGAAGGGAGTAGTGTGCTTGGGACTCATCGACATGTTTCTGAGGCTGgcagaaaaaaagaaagagatctctccctctctctccctcttttttttttcctttttttttttttttttttttttgccaaatctTGTGGTGCTGTTGCCGTAGCGCCGGGGCTCTTGTTGGGTGTACACGTAAAGTCCG
This window contains:
- the NKX2-1 gene encoding homeobox protein Nkx-2.1, with the translated sequence MSMSPKHTTPFSVSDILSPLEESYKKVAMEGTGLGAPLAAYRQSQPTMQQHAMGHNGPVSAAYHMTAAGVPQLSHTAMGGYCNGNLGNLGNMSELPPYQETMRNSSATGWYGTNPDPRFSTISRFMGPSNGMNMGGLGNMGSLGDVGKGMAQLQSTPRRKRRVLFSQAQVYELERRFKQQKYLSAPEREHLASMIHLTPTQVKIWFQNHRYKMKRQAKDKAAQQQMQQDNSSCQQQSPRRVAVPVLVKDGKPCQASSNTPTTALQNHQQQSATALTVTTNGLGQHQSHQTNSAGQSPDMGQHSSSPSSLQSQVTNLSHLNTSSTDYGTAMSCSTLLYGRTW